AGCTTCTGGAGGATGTCTACGTCGAGCAGCCGCCGGGGTTCGTGGTGAAgaatcaagagaagaaggtgcTGCACCTGATCAAGGCTCTCTATGGGCTTCGTCAAGCCCCGCGCGCCTGGTACTCCAAGCTCGATGAGTCCCTGATCAAACTCGGGTTCATGCGAAGCACATCAGAGCATGTTGTCTACCTCCGCGGTGCGGGCGCACGGCGTCTCATCGTGGGCGTTTACGTGGATGATCTGGTGATCACCGGTGGCAATCCAGGCGACATCAGCATcttcaaggaggagatgaaggtgaCTTTCAGGATGAGCGACCTTGGCCTTCTCCGGTATTATCTTGGACTGGAAGTGATTCAGTCTGAAGAAGGAATTTCAGTCTGTCAGAGTGCCTATGCTGCGAAGATACTCCAGACTGCTGGGCTGGAAGGGTGCAATCCAAGCCATACCCCCATGGAACCTCGACTGAAACTCAGTAAGTCCAGCTCTGCTCCTTCTATTGATGCCACAAAATACAGGAGCATTGTGGGCTCTCTCAGGTATTTGGTGAATTCAAGGCCAGATTTGGCTTACTGTGTGGGGTACATTAGTCGGTTCATGGAGAACCCAACTACAGAGCACATGGTGGCTGTCAAAAGGGTGCTGAGATATGTTGCTGGAACTTTGCACTTTGGCTACCATTATCAGAGGAAGAAGGAAGCTCATCTCATTGGCTATAGTGACAGTGACTTAGCCGGTGACATTGATACAAGGAAGAGCACCACAggagtcatcttcttcctcggctCCAGCATCATCACATGGCAGTCTcagaagcagaaggtggtggcttTATCTTCCTGTGAAGCCGAGTATATAGCTGCCACCACTGCAGCCTGCCAGGTTGTTTGGTTGGCCCGTCTGCTTGCCGAGTTCAGAGGTGAGAAGAGCAGGGCCTTCAGTCTGAAAATTGACAGTGAGTCTGCACTTCAACTGAGCAGGAACCCAGTTTTCCATGACCGCAGTAAACACATCGACGTAAGATATCATTACATCAGAGAATGCATTGAGGAGAACCGGGTGATGCTTGAGTCCATTGGGACTGTTGAGGAACTGGCAGACATCCTGACGAAGGCTTTGGGGCGTGTTCGTTTCTGCGAGCTGCGGTCCAAGATCGGCATCATCAACATTCAGGCCATGCGCAAGAATTAGGAGGAGAAATGTTAGTAGTAATCCTAGCGCATTGGCTGGCTCAGTTAGTTAGGACTGCATGTTTCTTATTCAGTTTTGCATGCGGATGAGCACTGATCTGTGGTTGCCATCTCGCGTAGAAGTAGCAGCGGGAGTAGCTCGCACGTCCTGAGGATGACCGGTGTTTGAGCGGCATCGTGGGCACGGGGATGGACGTGCTCGCCGCACGGTGCGCGCCTGACCACTGAGTGGTCCTGATAGTCTGTAACTCTGAATAAATAGAGAAGAGAAAGAACAGAAAACGCTGCTTGCAGTTCGCAGCACCAAACCCAGTGTCCCAAGTGTTTACGTTGTGTTTGAGTGCTTCTGTGATTTGCATTTGACGATTGCAAGCTCACCGGCTGTCAAGAACACCGGTTTAGAGCTGACAGTTAATGCATGCATAACTGTTGTGCGGTACCATGAGACCTTGAATCAGGATCCCTGCATAGAGGCCCCAGCTATTTCTTTTAGCGTGCAAAATGTAGTGTCCTGATTTCCTTTGCTGGCAACCAATGTTTTCAGGTCGTCGTGGTCAATCCCTGGTATTCGATTAGGAGGACCGACTCGATTAGCTCGACCAGAAAGCTGGTCGTCCGATTAGTCGACGACTAATCATGATTAGTCGTCCGACTAGGGCAGGGACGACCAGTTTGGTTACTCTGTTTTTGGGCCTGTTTAACTGGGCGGACATGTGGGACTATTGAATGTCAATGTTTGTGACTTTGTGTTGGAACACTTTAGCTTATCTGTACTGAACTAATTTGGTTATGTAATATGCTGGCTGTGTGGCTGCTATGGTCTGCTAAATGTTAGTTATTTTGCTACTGCAGCAGTGCTGCTGTTCAGGTGCGTCAAGATCAAGACTGCATTAGTGTCACCAGCTAAACACTAATGCagtcttgatgcttgctttattgtgtatactatatatatatatatatatatatatatatatatatatatatatatagggtgcattttatatactcccaggagtagttactcccataatcaataaatcacgttgcgtatgtgtacatacttatttatcagtttgagtatgttgacatcctaatattaagatactccagatctttactatgtgaaaaaaaattcaaaagagcacatattttttaatatattatataatactatgatagtagcatataaaataagtataaccatatattctaagtatacatacatacttgtcatacatagtaccctagatggtctagtatgatgATATACTCCATCGACATACATTTCGTCGGGCCATATACGccctaaatctagagatatacacatgggagtaactactccctggGAGTAGGAAATAATTTCCATATATATCCTGATATACAGGGTCGACTAATCGGCCTGgtcgacgactaatcgcgattagtctccTGGTCGGTCCCATAGCGACCAGATGGCCTGAAAACATTGTTGCCAACATGATTCAAGCATATCATGGCTCGCAGGTAGCAGCTGGGATGCCTAGGAAAAGGCTATTAGAATTTTAGCAGGAAGCATATCTAGCAAGATGAAATATGACGAAATGAGCAACCCACAAATGCTGAATCTATAAGCCCCAGCAAGTACAGATAGTCAGATATTGATGGAATCCCTTGATTGTTCAATGTTGTTTATTATCTCTCAATTCACCACAACAAACTATTGAAAACtaacataaaagaaaaacatgTGGTGGTTCTAATACCCTATTTATGATAGATAATCCGTGCAAAACCATAGAAAGTATTGTACTGCCCATCGCCATTTTGACAGAGGCAATCTGCTATTTCTTATAACGACAAGAAGACAGAGAACAATATCACAATACCCACTCTGAACCCAACCACCCGCCCATCCTCAACATGCGCAAGGAAAAAAAAAGACAGCACGAAAATATAATATTTCCATTTGTTCTTGGTACTTGGTTGAATTATTTGGCTAGTTCTGGCACTTTGAGACAATTACTGAACTGAGTGCAAAGGACAACATAAAGGTAAAGGGACTTATGAAGGTTAAAAGAATTTTCTGACACCTTAAAGACATCCAGCTGAGAAATTGACCACTACAAGCCTGTTGATCCATATGGAGCATCTTAGTTTCTGGTGTGTCAACAAGACTAGCAATGCCTTTAAAGGGGTACAAGACATCCAGCTGAAATATAGACCATTACAACTCTAGCTCTGGATTGACAAGATGGAACAAAAGAAAATCTGATCTTCATTCACAATAAGATGTCAATTCACTCAAAATTGCATTCAGCCAGACTTCAGCAAATCAATGAAACCACAAAACAATGGCTCGGTGGCAAGAGTCGAGTTATACTCTTTTTCAGCTAAGACTATAGATAACAAAAGGCTACTAAGCAATACAATCACGAGTTACGTGCATAATGCCGTAATGAAATTCGGTTTCGACCGTTGTGGGAAAAAAATACAATCATGAGTTTAGATGCATTTACGGATTGCTAACAAAATGATAATTGAAATTAATCTATGTAGCAGATCGACAGGAGTTTTTAAAAGTATAACAAGGAAAGGCAAGTTACATACCATCACTTCTTTTCAACATTTGGAAAGCAGACAGCAGATACTGGCTTAGTGGATCCAGACTTGTTGCTTCCAATGCATTGGATACTCGCAACATCACAGGCGCCTTGTCCCAACACCTGACCACTGATAGCGCCCTGCATCCCAGGGTTGCAATACATCTGATCGTTGCATCTGAAATCGCAGGCGTTGGTAACCTGGGCCGCAGCACCACCGAGGAAGCTTCCCTGGTCAACACTAGACACGAGGTCGACGTTCTtgaccgccgccgccggcctctgATAGGGAAACGCGCCAATCTCCCCCTCGATCCTACCCCTGATGTCGACGAGCAGGCAGCGAAGCCTGGCCACCTCGGCCTCGAGCGCGGCGTGGCTCTGGAGCTTCTTCATGAGCTGCTGGTTGAGCGCCCGGAGGtggaccacctcctcctccagggACGTGGTGTGGGCCTTCTTCTTCTCACGGTACTTCCTGACGGCGGCGCGGTTCCCCGAGGGGCGCTTCTTGGAGGCGGCGTTGCTGTTGCCGGTGGTGGTGTTGTTCTCAGACGGCGACTCGGCGGTCTCGGCGCCGTCGCCGGGCGAGGCGGCGACGATCTTGGTGTGGACGTGGACGCAGGTGTGGGTGTGCGAGAGGTCGTGCACCGGCGGGTTGCAGGTGTGGGTGTGCGTGCAGGCGTGGTCCTTGAGGATCTCGTCGAAGTAGCTGTCCATGGAGCAGCTGCTGGGCGGGTCGGTGCCGAGCGCCGGGCACAGGTACGTGTCCGGGTTGGAGAAATCCAGGTCCCCGTCGTCCATTGCTGCTGCGGGCGCGCCGGTGTGCGGGCGGTCGGTCGGACGCCGGGCAGTCAAGGGCACATCCACCAACCTGAGAACATGACAAACCATCGGAAAATTGTGCTGGTATTAGTACTCCGTCGCTGCTCCGGAGACAAACGGATTCAAGGCAGCGGGGGAACAGATTCTACCAGAGACAAACGGAACGAGCAAAATCAAATCCGCCGGAGCGAAGAGAGGAAGGTGTTCCTTAGTCCTTACCAACCAGCAGCAGCGGGGGAAGGCCAATCCAAGCCCCGGATGGGCGGCGGTTGCGACGACGAGAAGGGGAAAAGGGGTGGAGCGGACGGAGACGAAGGGGAAGAGGGGTGGATGAATCTGGACGGGGACGTGTTGGGCGCGtagggcggcggaggcggaggggaATCCCGAACCGCCTACCACCCACGGGGCCTGGGGCCCAACCGAATGGGtggtggtggagatggtggagcgCGGCTGGGCTGGTCGTTGTTTCACTTTCACCGTCTACGCGCAGTCATCGACTCATCGTGATGTTGTAATTACCCTTGAACTCTCGTTGAACAAACACGGTAAAGCAGTACTGGACCTTAGGAATGCAAGTGGTGTTTTATACGATTTTTGGAATGTTTCTTATCGAGTTACTATAAAGCTATAAAGATAAGTCTTTGGTGGCAGAAATTAATGGATACAAAACTTTGGCATACGACTTGCGAGTTGATACCTAAACAGTGAACATTCCCTTAGAGCATTTTCGCCAGATATCTTATCCAATCTGCTATCTTAAAAACTAGTATTTTAGGATATAAAGATGTTGCAGCAGATCTCCTATATCGCTTTCTATACCTATAGATTTTGAAAAGATTTTCTAAAAGAAGCATCAGTTCCCACTCCCGCATCCTTAAAGAAATAGAGAAGATTATCTGTTTCTACATTTTTTAGTAAAATTAACTTTGATTCATGTAAAAATCATGTACAAATCATGTAAAATTTCTACGTTCCAAAAAGAGCCATTCACATTGTATTTAGACCTATGTTGACGTGGTGAACCGGCTTCAAAAACAGTTGAATGATATGGCCCAAAATGCCATGGTTGGAACAGTTGGAAGCACCGAAGCTGTCGAGTGTTGAAGTACAGAGGCCAAAAACGGACAATCGTGATAGTTCAAGGGCTAAAAGTAGGTTTTAGCCATCATTTAGGAGCCAAAGATGTGAGGCGGCGACAAATGATAAAGCTCGAGGAAAAGACAGCAGTAATAAAAGCTTTAGAAACATCGGCATGAGAAGGGCACCATCATTAGAGCAGTAAGCTTTCAGTTTCTGGCTTTCAGCGCACACAAATTTACAAGCGAACGCTGCGACTCATGACATGGATGCACTGCTTCCAGCAGCAGCATGACAGAACGAGATGAGGCTCAAAGGCTCGCTGGTACTGGACTGGAAACATCTCTCTCCCCTTGGTGCTGGTGCACATCCTTCGTTCTCGGGATCAGTGCAGTTACGAACGGGAACGGCAGGTATGAACTACTTGCTGCCGTGCTTTGCGCGAAGCTCAGCGACATTGGCCTTGATGGTGGACGTGGCCAGCGTTGTGGGTTTTAGGAGGCTCTTGGGGTTCAAGGCCTGCCGGATCTTGAACACGGCCCACGCCGTCCCGATGGCGTGGCCGGCGGCGTCCAGCCCTTCGTTTGTTGCGGCTGCAGCTTTGTCTCCATACCTGCAAGACAACAAATTCAGTGCAAGGGATGTTAGTCTACTCGCGTCCATCAAGACGAACTAACACtcgattctcaaaaaaaaaaaagatgatgaGAAGTATGATGCAGGATATGGGATCTTCTTCGGTGGAGAATCGAGAatgtcacacacacacatactTGTGACACACTAGCCCAGTCGTCACAGTTGATGATGTGGACAAAACATTCTTTCCAGCCACCTCCACGGCGTCGCAAATCTTTCCTGTTTGACGACAACAGAAGAGATGTCagcaaatgttttttttttgacaagggATGTCAGCAAATGTTGAAAAAGCTTGGCCCACACAGGCTAGTTGGAAAATGGATAACAACAATGACAACACCAATGATTGAGCGCCCCGGAGGtggaccacctcctcctccagcgaCGCGGTGTGGGCCTTCTTCTTCTCACGGTACTTACTGACGGCGGCGCAGTTCCCCGAGGGGCGCTTCTTGGAGGCGGCGTTGCTGTTGTCGGTGTTGTTGTTGTTCTAAGACGGCGACTCGGCGGTCTCGGCGCCGTCACCGGGCGAGGCGGCGACGATCTTGGTGTGGACGTGGACGCAGGTGTGGGTGTGCGAGAGGTCGTGCACCGGCGGGTTGCAGGGGTGGGTGTGCGTGCAGGCGTGGTGCTCCGTGTCCTTGAGGATCTCATCGAAGTAGCTGTCCATGGAGCAGCTGCTGGGCGGGGTCGGTGCCGAGCGCCGGGCACAGGTACGTGTCCGGGTTGGAGAAATCCAAGTCCCCATCGTCCATTGCTGCTGCGGcctgcgggcgggcgggcgggcggggcgCCGGGCAGTCAAGGACAAATCCACCCACCTGAGAACATGAAAAACCATCGGAAAATTGTACTGGTATTAGTACCCCCGCCGCTGCTCCAGAGACAAACGGATTCGATGGCAGCGGCGGGCGAACAGATTCTACCAGAGACAAACGGAACGAGTAAATCCGTCGGAGCGAAGAGAGCAAGGGGTTCGCTACCTACCAGCAGCAGCGGGGGAAGGCCAATCCAAGCCCGGGATGGGCGGCGGTTGTGACGACGAGAAGGGGAAATTGGGCGGAGCGGACGGAAGACGAAGGGGAAGAGGGGTGGATGAATCTGGACGGGGACGTGTTAGGCGCGTAGGGCGGCGGAAGGGAATCCCGAGCCGAGCCTACCACCCACCAGCGCTGGGCGGCCTGCGGGCCCATCACCATACCCATGGACATGGAGCCCAACCGAATGGGTGGTGGTGGAGTGGAGGTCACAGGTAAGCAGGCCACCCCCTCTCTCCGCCCACACCACCCTCTCTCCATGGACAGCTACTTCGACCACACCACCCGTATCCGATCCGTTCACACCACCCTCTCTCCGGCCACAGGTAAGCAGGCCACCCCCTCTCTCCGCACGTGGAGCCTTCTTCCCCGGCAGCACACCCGGGCGGTCCAAGGCCATGCGCTGGTCCGACGACTCCGGCTTCTCCGACTTCGAGTACGATGACTCCCCTCCTCATGCCACATTCGCCGACGTCGTCCGCCGGAGCTCCCCCGCAAACGCGGCCCCACCAGCCGGCGACGCCAGGGTTGAGCTGCCGGCAGAGACCGAGGCGGAGGAGCGCATGGAGGCGGGGAAAGGCCGGAAGAGGCGCAAGCGCAGGAGGAAACCCCACCGGGCACCTACGTAGGGAGATTTCGGTGGACACGGCGCGGCGGGCTTCGGCGCCACTGCGCGCGTTCCTGCATACCAGAGGCTGGGGAACTCGGGCACCGGCTCACGCGTCCCTGCCCACCAGCGCCTGGGCTCGCGAGCCCCACCAAGAAGTCGGCGTCGGATCTCGCCTCTGGACGCTCAGGGCTGGAGGGAGGTGCTACCGCGCCAGGAGAGCAACGCACCCCCGGTCCGTGCCCCCCGGAGCAGGGCGCACTGCCGTCGGGGCATCCCGGAGGAGATGCGCGACCAGTGCCTAAACTCACTGTCCTACAGCCACCGGATCGCGACCTGCCGCCTCTGTCGTGGCTTCGACCACTTGGCCAGGGACTGTCCGCGGCCTCGGAGGGTGGCCGGAGGGGAGACGGTAGCCGCTGGCCAGCGTCGCATCGTTTGTGCACGCCAGGAGCCGACAAGCCGCAAACTCTGACGGGGTCACAGGCGGGGGGCTCTACGCCACCAGGATCACCACCACGCCCGGAGCCCGCCCCGACCATCTCCTCCGATGAACGCGATCCGCTGCCACCTGAGCATCTAGAAACCAGGCCAAGGGTGGCACACTGCATCATTCAGCGTGGCGCCGCCGTGGACGACGTCGAGGCCTCCTTACGGTTCTCCCTCACCGCTACGATAGCAGATGCATTGCGGGAGGTTCTCTCTGCCGATGCCGTTCGTGCTATTTGAAACGTCCAGGGGGTCGAGAAAGGGAGCTTCTCCCTGGTGCCCTTCTTCCCCGAGAACTTCCTCATCCACTGCCACTCTGGTGAGACGCGCAACAGACTACTCGCGGCGCCTGCTGTGCCGGTcgctggcactttcttggtgctgcGACCATGGACACGGATAGCCCAAGCCGACATGGCGGCGCTGCAGTGCAAGGTCACCCTCGAGCTGGAGGGCATCCCGGCACATGCCTGGAGCGAGGACACCATCTCCAAGATCCTGGCGCCGGCATGCTGGATCCACGCCGTCGACCCGGCGTCGGTGGGGAAGACTGATCTCTCAGCTTTCCGCCTAACGGCATGGACAACCAACCCCAGCAACATCCCAAAGATCATCTGGCTCCTCGTCGCTGAGAATGAACCAACGGTCCACTTCGGCAATTTACCGCCGTACCTAAGGAAGAAGGATGTCCTGTGCTACCAAGTTCTCGTGCATCTCCGGAGCA
The nucleotide sequence above comes from Miscanthus floridulus cultivar M001 chromosome 18, ASM1932011v1, whole genome shotgun sequence. Encoded proteins:
- the LOC136520544 gene encoding basic leucine zipper 23-like — its product is MDDGDLDFSNPDTYLCPALGTDPPSSCSMDSYFDEILKDHACTHTHTCNPPVHDLSHTHTCVHVHTKIVAASPGDGAETAESPSENNTTTGNSNAASKKRPSGNRAAVRKYREKKKAHTTSLEEEVVHLRALNQQLMKKLQSHAALEAEVARLRCLLVDIRGRIEGEIGAFPYQRPAAAVKNVDLVSSVDQGSFLGGAAAQVTNACDFRCNDQMYCNPGMQGAISGQVLGQGACDVASIQCIGSNKSGSTKPVSAVCFPNVEKK